GTCGCCGGCGAGCGCAATGACCGGCGGGCCTGGGCTCTTCACGCCCGGACGCTCGAGCGCGGCATCTTGCCGATCGTGCCTTCCGTCGTGCTGGCCGAAGCCTGGCGCGGCGGGCCCCAGGCGAATCTCGCCCGGTTGCTGGACGGCTGTCTCGTAGAAGCGCTCGATGAATCGTCCGCTCGGGCCGCCGGCGCGGCGCTGAAGCGAAGCTCAACCGACGACGTCTCTGACGCGGTCGTCGTCACCGGCGCTCTGCATCGCGGGGACGCTGTCGTCACGAGCGATCGGCGCGACCTGGAACGCCTTTCCGACGCGCTGGGCAAGCGCCTTGCCATAATCGACGTCTGACATCCCGCTTTGAGGCCTCACGCGAGGGGGCAGGGACCAGGTGCAGTAGGAGTTGCAGGGTCGAATTCGAGAGGAGGCGCCACGGCGACTTACGAACCGGCAAGTGGGAGGCGCTGGAGGGCAGATCCGGCTGTCCTGGTGCCTGACGTCAACTAGAATTGCCGGCTCGAAGGGAATGGTTGACAGGGGACACCCGGCTGCTGGACTCGGTGCCAAGCAGTGTCGCAGCAATGATGGTGGTAGGATTGATCAGCAGTCCCGCCGAGTAGCCCGAGTCCAACTTTGCGCTGCCTAATTTGCAGAGCTGACGGCATTCCAGTTGCTGCCGATACCTGCCCCTCCTGTGGCGGGTACCTTCCCGCGGCTCTTCGCGACG
This genomic stretch from Candidatus Tanganyikabacteria bacterium harbors:
- a CDS encoding twitching motility protein PilT, with translation MTGITYDTGALVAGERNDRRAWALHARTLERGILPIVPSVVLAEAWRGGPQANLARLLDGCLVEALDESSARAAGAALKRSSTDDVSDAVVVTGALHRGDAVVTSDRRDLERLSDALGKRLAIIDV